In the genome of Kitasatospora cathayae, one region contains:
- a CDS encoding cobyric acid synthase, whose product MSNALLVAGTTSDAGKSVVTAGICRWLARQGVRVAPFKAQNMSLNSFVTADGAEIGRAQAMQAQAARVEPEAAMNPVLLKPGADGRSQVVLLGRPVAEVGALDYRERKPVLLERALECLADLRRRYDVVVCEGAGSPAEINLRDRDIANMGLATAAALPVVVVGDIDRGGVFAAMYGTLALLSAEDQRHVAGWFVNKFRGDARLLAPGLEMLHELTGRPVLGTLPMLPGLWLDAEDSLDLSTVVDRVDGPGPLGADVLRVAVVRFPRLSNFTDLDALAQEPGVLVRWATRPEELADADLVVLPGTRATVADLAWLRERGLEPALKARAAAGLPILGVCGGYQMLARSIEDEVESKAGLVGGLGLLPTDVRFGAEKVLARPVGEAYGQRVEGYEIHHGVVSVEGGEPFISDDDGQGLDGCRVGSVWGTTWHGALENDGFRRELLCEVAELAGRAFVPAPDTSFAAAREARLDRLGDLIEEHADTDALWKLIEGGVPAAGTLPFLPPGAPGSDA is encoded by the coding sequence ATGAGCAACGCGCTGCTGGTCGCCGGGACGACCTCGGACGCGGGCAAGAGCGTGGTGACGGCCGGGATCTGCCGTTGGCTGGCTCGCCAGGGCGTGCGGGTCGCGCCGTTCAAGGCGCAGAACATGTCGTTGAACTCCTTCGTCACCGCCGACGGTGCCGAGATCGGCCGCGCCCAGGCGATGCAGGCGCAGGCCGCCCGGGTGGAGCCGGAGGCGGCGATGAACCCGGTGTTGCTGAAGCCCGGCGCGGACGGCCGCAGCCAGGTGGTGCTGCTCGGCCGGCCGGTCGCCGAGGTGGGCGCGCTGGACTACCGCGAGCGCAAGCCCGTCCTGCTGGAGCGCGCCCTGGAGTGCCTGGCGGACCTGCGCCGGCGCTACGACGTGGTGGTGTGCGAGGGCGCCGGGTCGCCCGCCGAGATCAACCTGCGCGACCGGGACATCGCCAACATGGGCCTGGCCACGGCCGCCGCCCTGCCGGTGGTGGTGGTCGGGGACATCGACCGCGGCGGGGTCTTCGCGGCGATGTACGGAACGCTGGCGCTGCTGTCCGCGGAGGACCAGCGGCACGTCGCGGGCTGGTTCGTCAACAAGTTCCGCGGTGACGCCCGGCTGCTGGCGCCCGGGCTGGAGATGCTGCACGAGCTGACCGGCCGTCCGGTGCTGGGCACCCTGCCGATGCTGCCCGGCCTGTGGCTGGACGCCGAGGACTCGCTGGACCTGTCCACGGTGGTGGACCGGGTGGACGGGCCAGGGCCGCTCGGGGCGGACGTGCTGCGGGTGGCCGTGGTGCGCTTCCCCCGGCTGTCCAACTTCACCGACCTGGACGCGCTGGCGCAGGAGCCGGGCGTGCTGGTGCGCTGGGCCACCCGGCCGGAGGAGCTGGCCGACGCCGACCTGGTGGTGCTGCCCGGCACCCGGGCGACGGTGGCGGACCTCGCCTGGCTGCGCGAGCGCGGCCTGGAGCCGGCGCTGAAGGCGCGGGCGGCGGCCGGGCTGCCGATCCTCGGGGTCTGCGGCGGCTACCAGATGCTGGCGCGCTCGATCGAGGACGAGGTGGAGTCGAAGGCGGGGCTCGTCGGCGGGCTGGGCCTGCTGCCGACGGACGTCCGCTTCGGTGCCGAGAAGGTGCTGGCGCGGCCGGTGGGCGAGGCGTACGGGCAGCGGGTCGAGGGCTACGAGATCCACCACGGGGTGGTGTCGGTCGAGGGAGGGGAACCGTTCATCTCTGATGACGATGGGCAGGGGCTGGACGGCTGCCGGGTCGGCTCGGTCTGGGGCACGACCTGGCACGGCGCACTGGAGAACGACGGCTTCCGCCGCGAACTCCTGTGCGAGGTAGCCGAGTTGGCGGGCCGGGCGTTCGTGCCGGCGCCGGACACCTCCTTCGCCGCGGCGCGCGAGGCCCGGCTGGACCGGCTGGGCGACCTGATCGAGGAGCACGCGGACACCGACGCGCTGTGGAAGCTGATCGAGGGCGGGGTGCCGGCGGCCGGAACGCTGCCGTTCCTCCCGCCCGGGGCACCTGGGAGTGACGCATGA
- a CDS encoding putative cobaltochelatase, with protein sequence MSDVRYPFTAIVGMADLRLGLLLNAVSPAVGGVLVRGEKGTAKSTMVRALAGLLPSIAAVDGCRFACDPAAPDPQCPDGPHAAVASHERPSQLVELPVGVAEDRIVGSLDLERALAEGVKAYEPGLLAKAHRGVLYIDEVNLLQDHVVDLLLDAAAMGRSYVEREGVSVRHAARFLLVGTMNPEEGELRPQLLDRFGLTVEIAATRDPAERAEVVRRRLAYDADPAGFAARFAAQERELAEHITAARELLPKVELTDVALRQITAVCAAFEVDGLRADIVMARTAVALAAWAGRVEVLEEDVRKAAQLALPHRRRRNPFDAPGLDEEQLDRTLEEHSQPEDPEPEGDGPGPDGSDPDGGGPEGGGPDGGGAPEPSDGGIPEASAPESGASDAEAPTPQPVPAQHPSPARESAPVAAGDPYRTRLFTVQGTGHGAQGRRSPAETTGGHTIRARRPQGTLSRLHLTATLQAAAPHQVARGRAGRALVLHKDDFREQVRQGRESNLVLFVVDASGSMAARQRMTAVKGAVLSLLMDAYQRRDKIGMITFRGADAELALPPTSSVEVGAARLESLPTGGRTPLAAGLLRAHEVLRVERLRDPNRRPLLVVVTDGRATGGRDALARSHRAAALFAAQGTASVVLDCESGPVRLGLARTLAGLLGGSAVSLDELRAEGVASLVRENRATTRATTTSMRKAA encoded by the coding sequence ATGAGTGACGTCCGCTATCCGTTCACCGCGATCGTCGGCATGGCCGACCTGCGGCTCGGGCTGCTGCTGAACGCGGTCTCCCCGGCCGTGGGCGGTGTGCTGGTGCGCGGCGAGAAGGGCACCGCGAAGTCGACCATGGTGCGCGCGCTTGCCGGGCTGCTGCCCTCCATCGCCGCCGTGGACGGCTGCCGCTTCGCCTGCGACCCGGCCGCGCCGGACCCGCAGTGCCCGGACGGGCCGCACGCCGCCGTCGCGAGTCACGAACGGCCGTCCCAGCTGGTCGAGTTGCCGGTCGGCGTGGCCGAGGACCGGATCGTCGGCTCGCTCGACCTGGAGCGCGCGCTGGCCGAGGGCGTCAAGGCGTACGAGCCCGGACTGCTGGCCAAGGCGCACCGCGGCGTGCTGTACATCGACGAGGTGAACCTGCTCCAGGACCACGTGGTGGACCTGCTGCTGGACGCCGCCGCGATGGGGCGCTCGTACGTCGAGCGCGAGGGCGTGTCGGTGCGGCACGCGGCGCGGTTCCTGCTGGTCGGCACGATGAACCCGGAGGAGGGCGAGCTGCGGCCGCAGCTGCTCGACCGCTTCGGCCTGACCGTCGAGATCGCCGCCACCCGGGACCCGGCCGAGCGGGCCGAGGTGGTCCGGCGCCGGCTAGCCTACGACGCCGACCCGGCCGGCTTCGCGGCGCGGTTCGCGGCACAGGAGCGGGAGCTCGCCGAACACATCACCGCCGCCCGGGAGTTGCTGCCCAAGGTCGAGCTGACGGATGTGGCACTGCGTCAGATCACGGCCGTGTGCGCGGCCTTCGAGGTGGACGGGCTGCGCGCGGACATCGTGATGGCCCGGACCGCGGTCGCGCTGGCCGCCTGGGCGGGACGGGTGGAGGTGTTGGAGGAGGACGTCCGCAAGGCCGCCCAGCTGGCCCTGCCGCACCGGCGCCGGCGCAACCCGTTCGACGCTCCGGGGCTGGACGAGGAGCAGCTGGACCGGACGCTGGAGGAGCACTCCCAGCCGGAGGACCCGGAGCCCGAGGGCGACGGGCCGGGTCCGGACGGGAGCGACCCCGACGGCGGCGGTCCGGAGGGCGGCGGCCCCGACGGCGGTGGCGCTCCGGAGCCGTCCGACGGCGGCATCCCGGAGGCATCCGCCCCCGAGAGCGGCGCCTCGGACGCCGAGGCACCCACGCCGCAGCCCGTCCCGGCCCAACACCCCTCCCCCGCCCGGGAGTCGGCGCCGGTCGCGGCCGGGGACCCGTACCGCACCCGACTGTTCACCGTGCAGGGCACCGGCCACGGCGCCCAGGGCCGCCGCTCCCCCGCCGAGACCACCGGCGGGCACACCATCCGGGCCCGGCGGCCGCAGGGCACCCTGAGCCGGCTGCACCTGACCGCGACCCTGCAGGCCGCCGCGCCGCACCAGGTGGCGCGCGGGCGGGCCGGCCGGGCGCTGGTGCTGCACAAGGACGACTTCCGCGAACAGGTGCGCCAGGGACGGGAGTCCAACCTGGTGCTGTTCGTGGTGGACGCCTCCGGATCGATGGCCGCCCGGCAGCGGATGACCGCGGTCAAGGGCGCGGTGCTGTCGCTGCTGATGGACGCCTACCAGCGCCGGGACAAGATCGGCATGATCACCTTCCGGGGTGCGGACGCCGAACTGGCGCTGCCGCCCACCTCCTCGGTGGAGGTCGGTGCGGCCCGCCTCGAGTCGCTGCCCACCGGCGGGCGGACCCCGCTGGCCGCCGGCCTGCTGCGCGCCCACGAGGTGCTGCGGGTGGAGCGGCTGCGCGACCCGAACCGGCGCCCGCTGCTGGTCGTGGTCACCGACGGCCGGGCCACCGGCGGGCGGGACGCGCTCGCCCGCTCGCACCGCGCGGCCGCGCTGTTCGCCGCCCAGGGCACCGCGAGCGTGGTGCTGGACTGCGAGTCCGGACCGGTCCGGCTGGGCCTGGCCCGTACCCTGGCCGGGCTGCTCGGCGGCAGCGCCGTCAGCCTGGACGAGCTGCGCGCCGAGGGCGTGGCCTCGCTCGTCCGCGAGAACCGTGCGACCACTCGTGCGACCACCACTTCGATGCGAAAGGCGGCCTGA